CCCATACATCCCTCCCAGGAGACCTCATTCCCAAAGCCTATTTCCCAGGTATTCCCCACACTCTCGGGCTCCCCAAACTCCAAGAtcctcacactcacacacacccgtATTCCCAGGTCTCCCATTCACAGGGCCCTCCTCACAAACTCACAGGGTTCCCTTTGGGGCCATCATCGCCGGTGGGGCCTTTAGGCCCTGGTGGTCCCGCCTCTCCTGGCTGCCCtgactctcctttctccccacgCTCCCCGCGTGGACCCTGGAGGATGAGTGGAGGGTACAGATGGTCCCAAAGGGGTCTTGAAAATCAAGGATGCAGCCCCTGCCTCCAAGACACCTTCAGCCTCCCCCTCACCTCCTCAGTGACATTGGGGTGCACACAGAAAGTCAAGCCCATAGCGGGAATCCCTGGCCCCTCTTTCCTTCAAGGAAAGAGGGGGCAGGGCTCCCTCAGATCCAGGGACCAGGTGTCACAGAGAATGGCTGGGAGCAGACTCCTGGGCTTTGGAGGAGTTCCAGCTCCAGGAGGTCAGAGGAAAAGTGGGAGTGGGATTGAGGGGGTGAAGGGGGTTGGAGAGTGGGGCTTCAGAGCTACTACTCACCTTGACACCTGGCTCGCCCTGGACTCCAGGAGATCCTGACTCTCCTGGCTCCCCCTGCAAGGAGACAGGGGGTCAAAAACCTCCTCCCCCTCAACAAAATCCTGATACTCTCCCATTTCACTCCCCTTTGACTCTGCCCCACCAAAACTGGCAGAAGTCCAACCCTCATTCCCCGACCCAAACCATCCATTTGTCCTTTCCTAGTACCTTCTCTCCAGGGGGACCCAGGTTCCCAACACCTCCTGGGGGACCTTGTGGACCCTGGAGGAGGAACAGAAACAGGAATCATTGCTTAGGGGAGGAGGTACCCTGCCGACGGGCAGAGCCTGAATGAGGGCCTGAGGTCACGGACAGTGGGAGGCCTTCCCAGGGTCCAGCAGCTTCCCGTGGCCCCTGAGGTGAGAGTTTATAGTCTGAGGAAAGTGAAGCAGAGGACTGACCACATTTATCTGAAGGGACAAGGGGCTGAGAGGACTCACATCAGCTCCATTGGGTCCAGCTGGGCCTCGAGGTCCTGGGGGGCCGGGTGGTCCctggagagaaacagacacagggATATGGAgaagggaagtgggaggagacagatggATGCACATGAACAGCggagggttgggggaggcagaggTTCCTGAGCGAAGGGGACAGCCAGGCCAAGGAACAGCAAGCATGCAGGCTGCTGTGGGGTCAGTAGCAGTGGACTTTTGGGGTGGGGGATAGATGGGCAGGAGGGTGGCTAGTAGGTGGGGCTGGAATCAGTAGGGGTCACGCTCCATCAATGGGGTCACACTCACCATAGGGCCCACGTCTcctgtttctcccttctctcctgaggGGCCTGGCAAACCCTGCACGGGTATACACAGCACAGACCCAGGTGACCAAACCACCTTAAGCACAGCCCTAGGCAGATGGACACCCCAGTTCCGTCCCCCTCAGATCCCAcatgccccccacctccccagtcctctgcccccatctccccAGTCCTCATCAGCAGGGAGCTGGCGGCTGGTGGGAGGCCCAGGCAGACATCAACTCCATTGTGACCCCACCGCTCAGCCCGTCTCCACCCCAACTCACCTGTAGACCAATGGGTCCTGGGGGCCCATTGAATCCTCTTGTTCCTTCATCACCTTTGGCTCCAAAATGCCCCTGGGGACCCCGAGCTCCAGGCTCCCCATCTGCTccctgaggtgggaggagggcagggacaaGGACATGGAGATGGTCATGGGTCAGGTGTTTTCTAGCTACAAACCCCACACAGAGCCAGGCACCAGGCCAAGAgtccccaactcccacccccaagcccaagggcagaggggaactgagggcagagcagaggctgcGGATGGCGCACCAGCACTCACCGCTGCTCCGGGCTGCCCCACAGGACCGAGGGGTCCAGGGGGTCCAGGAGGGCcctagaggagaaagaagagtcagAGGTACCAAGACAAGGGGAGAGACAAAGTGAGAATGAGGTTAAAGGCCAGAGGTGAGAAGTCAGAGGAGTGGACACTTACATGTTCACCCTTGTTCCCTTTAGTGCCCTTCTGTCCAGGGTCTCCCACCTCAccctgggaggagaaggcaggtgaGATATTagagaaaggagggggtgggctggggagaatGAGACAGGGATCGGGGACCATGACCAGATCAGAGATCTCATCCAGAAAGAAGATGGAggcataggtctgtgggtttccTCACCTTGTCTCCATCCTCTCCTGCCACACCTGGGGGTCCAGCAGGACCAGGAAGCCCCACCGGACCCTGAACCCCATCACGGCCAGTTGGACCAATGGGGCCCTTCTCACCCTGtgggaaatgaagaaagaagtcaTGACCTAGAGATGGCCCTCACCCTCAAACAGCCCTACAGAAAACCCTCCGTAACCCATCAGCTCACAGGCCCCTCCCAGGTATCTTCCCTGGGACCCACACTTACCGGGACACCTTTCTCTCCTGCAGCTCCAGGGGGGCCCTGAGGTCCTGGGCGCCCTGGGGGGCCAATGGGTCCTCCAGATCCTGCTGAACCTCGCTCCCCAGGGGAGCCCTGAGACAGGAGATGGAGTCAGACCCTCAAGGAGCCCACAGCCTACCCATGCCAGCAGACCCCTGACCATGGGTCCCAGGGGAATAGCCCCAAATCAGGTGCATCATGACGGACCCTGGACTCCCTCTGCCCGGTCCCACAGCCCTGCCTAAATCCAGAtgcccctctccatcctccctcacCCATCCTCTTTCCTCATTCCCCTCTGCCTTTCAGGGACCCTGGACTCACTGCAGGGCCAGGGGGACCAGCCGGACCTTCATTCCCTTTCAAACCAGCTCCACCCTATGAACCAGAGGTTGGAGACAACAGACATGAGACAGGAAGGTGGGACACCACAGGCATGGGGTCCAGGAGACATGCAGGGAAGGATGAAGGTCGGggagatgggagtgggggtgACGATGAGGGGTGCCAGGATGCAGGGTGACTTGTTACAGGCAGTCAGGTGGGGTCACACTCACGGCAGTGCCAGGGAGGCCTCTTTCTCCTGGGAAGCCCCTTAGACCAGCAGGACCGTccttccctggggccccagggggaCCAGGGTCAccctaaaaggaaacaaaagtgatGAACCACAGCATGCTCCCAAACCAAGCAGAAAGATCTCAGCCCCCCTCAAATCCCCAACTGCCTGTTTCCTTCAGCACCCCAACCCTGGTCCCCCAAGTTCCCCTCTGCCGAGCCCCTTACTGacctttgttccttcttttccagCTATCCCAGTCAGTCCCTGCTCTCCAGGGGGGCCGGGCGGTCCTGGGTGACCTCTCTCCCCCATGGGCCCAGTTTCCCCTGCAGCTCcctgggaaagaggcagagactCCAATCTCAGACCCTCCACCTCACTCTGGCCACCTTAAAATACCCCTCTAGAACCCCTTTATGTCTGCCCCAAAGCTCCTGGGGGCTTCCTGGGTTTCTCCTAGGCCTCTGTTCTGGTTTTAATTCCCCAGTGTGGAGTAGTAGCTACACCACCTTGCTTCCCTGCTGGGGAAACTCCTCTTTTCCAAGATGCGAGAAGATGAGAACTGGTCCAGGAAACAGTCTGATATTTGGGATCCCTGCTCCAAATCCCAGCCCCCACCATTcacccagccccagggctccaggTCAGGCAAAGGAGAGGCAGGGGCATGTGattgggaaaagggaaaagagagaggcagaTAGACTAACTCCAGGGCCTGGAGACCTTCTCTCCAGCGGGCACACGTACCTGGGGTCCTACCACTCCTGGGGGGCCGGGGGGGCCAGTCTTCCCTTGGAAACcctgagggaagaagagaggagaggcccTCAGAACACATGGTCAAGCGTGGACGCTGGGTGCTGGCTCTCAGGGTCCCAGGGTAAGGGCAGGGTCACCACCCAGTCCTTGGCTGTGGTCTGAGCAGTGCCAGGATGCTCTCCACTCTGCCAGGAGAACTTTCCTGGCAGGCCTTCTGGACAGCTCTGGAGCTGGAGGGTCTGAGAGCCCAGGGGTATCACTTACCACTTCTCCTCTCTGGCCTGGATGTCCTGGCAGCCCGTCCTTCCCAGGGGGACCCTGGAAGGAGTTCAGATGTCAGATGAACTCCCAGttgggaagggggatggggaaaAGGACTCACAGAACCAAGGCGGATCAGAGGTCATAGGTCAGCTTACCGGAGGTCCCTTGGGGCCAGGAAATCCGTTGGGGCCCTGAGGTCCAGGGAGACCCTAGAGACAGAGCTGAGTTGAGTTAAGAGAATGGGGAGGGGCACTGGGCAGGGGACACAGCCTCCTCCCTGAGGTGAGAGGGAGCTGGCTCCACTTGGGCTCCCTGGGGAGCTCTGGGGGACAGGAGGCTCAAGCCACACTCACCCTCTCTCCAGGGGGCCCATGGGGGCCATCACCGCCCGATGTTCCCTGTGGGGGAAACAAAGAATGGGAGGAGCCACCTTCTAGCTGTCTCCAAGGCCGGAGGAGTTGAGCAGCACTGGGCTACGAGGCGGATGGAGAATGGAGCCCGGCCAAGCCCACTAACCTTAGCTCCAGACTTCCCAGTGGCACCTCGGGGTCCCCGCTGGCCCCGTGGACCctagagaaaggagaagggagttGCCAGAAAAACCCCAAGGCACCCTTTTGCATCTTGAGCTGCATGTCTCTCCCCGCTGTACTCACCGTGGGGCCCCGCTCTCCCCGAGGCCCTGATTTCCCTGACAGGCCCTGGGGAATGAAGCAGAGACAACACATTACCCAAGGGCCCCTACAGAGCCACCCCTCCCTGTGCaccccttctcttcccccagctTACCcgggctcccttctctccactggctccaggaaaaccaggaaatcccagggacccctggtgaggatgaagaggagaaaaCTTGAGAAGTCATGAAAGGGGAGGGCCTAAGAAGGGCGCAGGGGGTCAGGAGAGGTGATGGAGGCAGTGGTGTGGGAGACCCAAGCCCTGCCAATAACTAGGTGTCCTTGGACAAACCCTGGTGCTTTCTGGGCCTCTGTCCCCTCACGGGTAGAATAGGAGTTGGCTAAATTCTCCCCAGGGTCCCCCACTGCTCTGTCAGTCTGTGCTTCCCGCAGTTAGGAgtcagggaagggagaaggaggaggcgcACAAAAGGGGCATTGCATCACCTTGGGACCCTGGCGTCCGGGGTAGCCAGGCAGACCGGGAACACCCAGCTTGCCCTGTGGAGGGACAGAGGGCAATTAGGAGCGAGAGGATCCTCCTTCATCCCTGGAGACCCCAACACTCAGAGGTGggacccagcccccacccagcaaCACTCCTTACCAAACCCCTAGCCACTGGCCCCTCATTTCCCGCCCCTCCACGGGCTGCCTGGCGTTTGTAATCTCTCTTTCCTGAAAGTGGATTTTCTGCAACTCTGGTGCTGGAATCTCGCCTCCTTAATGTCTGCAGCTCCATCAGGTCCTGAAGGTGCTGTGATCTCATCCCTTCCTACCTGTCAACCTCAGCTCCATCTTCCCCAGCACACACTCCTGCTCCACTGGGACCAGTCCCTTTGCAGGCCCCACATGGCCTCCACCCCTTGGCTCAGCTCTGCACTGCCCAGCTTCCCGCCATGCACCCCCTGCCTCCCGATGCTTCAGGGCCTGTCTTGTGAAGACAGCTGTAGAGCGGAAGTTGGGAGCAAGGATTCTGCAGCCTGACTGCTTGGGCTCAAACCTTGGCTTTTGCCCCTCACTAGTTGAGAGATTAAGAAACATCTTAACCTCCTGGTGCCTCTGCAAAACCTCTGCAAAACAGGACTGCAAGGGCACCCACCCCACAGGATTGATATGGCAAGTCAGCCCAGTGCCACACACAGTAAGGGCCTGGGGAGGGTTAGTGCTGAAGATCTCAGAGCCCACCTCCTCTCTGACTCTCTTCCTTCTCAGAACCCCTGCTGTGCTGAATTGAcacatttttattctgctttgcaACAGGTACCCTCTGATGGCCACTATGCCTTGTCCCCATCTATCTGTTGTAAACTCTTCATGGCAGGGACTTTTCCTTGATTTCTTATGTATGCCCCCTTCACCCAGTGTCCTGGAGGTGCTGTATACACAGGGAGGAGCATAATTAATGCATGGTCATCTTCGATTGACTTGCTGACCTCAGCCATTGGCACCCCCATAACCACCCTGATCCCGGTGCCCAGACCCCCATCCCCTCCATGCCCTAGAGCATGTGGACACAGATCCCTCATCCCCCATCACCTTCTCGCCCATaagcccaggaggcccagggtCTCCGGTGGGTCCGGTGCGTCCCTTTGGCCCCTCAGGACCATCCTCTCCCCTGGCACCAGGAACTCCAACCTCGCCCTGGGTGAGAGAGTTAGAGAGATGAAGGacagggactgggggtgggggctgggccctGAGAGGAGAGACAGGCCCCAGAAAGGCCAAGTGGGTTTGGTGAGGGTCCCAGAAGTCACTCAGggaggccccaggggcaggagagcGTTGTGATTGGAGAGCCGGTGGGACCAGACTGTGGCGCTGTGTTCCTGCTAGGACCAGGCTCTAAAGGGAGCAGGGGAGTCTGGGGTATCAAGGGACAGGCTGGTAGTTGGGGGGTCCAAAAGGGAGGATCATTAGCACTTAGAGTTGGGGGTCCAGGGTGGGGGTTTCTACTCACCCTGTCGCCTTTCACACCCATGTCACCTTTGAATCCAGGAAAGCCATCCTCGCCCTGAGAAAGACAGGGGGTGAGAGGAAACCACAGATGATGGAGGGTCAGGGCGTGAAAATGGAGGATTTCAGAGAATGTGGGTGGAAGGGTAGATTTTAGGAGCTGGAGGGCAAAGCTGAGCAGGCTGgcgggaagggaggaaggaagagacggGCAGAaaggtgggagtggggcagggcaggagtgCTGGGAAGTCAGGGAAACACTGCTCACCTTTTCACCTTTGTGACCCTTCAGACCCCGAATTCCATCCACACCCTAAAATCAGAACGgggatagagacagagagattagAAAGGGAGGTTGGGCTGGAAGGACCAAGCTCCAGAGACCCCAGCTGGGTCCCCTGACCTCAGTCTTTATCTCTCAGCCAGGTGGTCCGTTACCTTGACACCTCGAGGTCCCGGGTATCCCAGAGGACCCTGAGGTCCAGATGGAccctggaagaagaaagagaggcatCTATAAAGGGGTCTCAGGGTATCACTGTAGGAGTCCCAGGGGGTGGGAGAAAGGGAAACGACAACACAAGTCCGGACAGGGTTACAGGGTGTGGGACCGAGGGACTGTCAGAGCCATGTGACGAGACAAGGAAATCCCAGGGACTCTGAGGCTCAGGTCTGCGTGGGAACCCTTTGAGGGTGAAAGGAGGCATGGACGATCTCACCTGGTTTCCTTTGGTTCCAGGGGGACCTTCTTTGCCGGGGTGACCCTGGGGGTAGAGGAAAGACAACCTGACCGCTGacccctgtccctgtccctgcagcccctccctacACTCCAGCCCAAATGCCCCCGTGACCTAATGAAACTGTTGGACCATTGGCGGGCACCACCAGTGACCTCCCAGTGCAAGGGACACACAGTACAGATACTCACTGAAGGCATTTGGAGGTCATTCTTGGGGGTGGAGGGTCAAGGGGAATTTGTATTAAGCAGTGGGGACCCACTTACCGGGGGCCCATCTGAGCCGGGCATGCCAGGGAGCCCTGGTTTCCCTCGAGGACCCTGCAAGAAGATGAGGAGGCCCAGGGTCACCAGAGGGGTCAGGTCTGAACATGTCAAAAGTCCCAGCCAGACATTTGAGACACCTCTACACCCTGCCTTGGCATATCCACTGTCCCACAGATCACTTAGTCACTTACCTTCTCTCCATGAGGGCCAATGGCACCCTGGGGCCCGGGCAGACCCTAAACACAGGGAGAGAGAAGTCACAGAGGTCCCCCAGGGGTGGGCCTCTCTCTCCCCAAGCCAGCGTCCCCCATTCAGAACATGAGCAGCAAAGGCTTGAGACCCTTAATTTCCTTTCCCCATCCAGGGTCTGACCCACTGTGGAAGCCCAAGGGAAGTCACTAAcattggggagggggtggacagGACCACTCACCTGGGTCCCAGGAGTGCCCTGCTGTCCAGGAGGGCCTGGCTCTCCCTGGGGACCCTAGAAACAGGCCATGGGCAGGGGTCAGAAGGAGATGTTGACAGAAGAAACAGGGCAGAAAGCTGAGTCCCAGCAGGGACAGCAAGAGGGCAAAAACCAGAAGCAGGCAGGGGGTCAAAATGGTGGCAAGGGAACAGGATCTTGTCAGAGACCCCAGAGGCTAAGGGTCAGTGGGGTCTCCATGCCAACACTCACCAAGCTTCCTTTGGGACCATGGGGACCATCCATGCCTCGGACTCCCTGAAACATGAGAGGGGCGTGATCAGGCTGGAAAGcaggcctgggccctggaggGACCTGTGGTTTCTGTGAGACCCGGCCATTCCAGAGGGTGGGATGGGGCGGGCGCACAGCGGTCAGACCTCCAATTCATCCCAAACCTAAGCAAATAGAGCCAGCCCAGATCCACAGGGCGTGGGTCTGTGGGTTTgtgggggtttgttttgttttccttgaagatttttttttagtatgctCAGAGCCTGTGGTGCACTGCACCATCTGGCCCTGCGAGGGCACCTGAGGGTGAAGGCTGAAGTGGGGTTaggtgggggccggggaggaggagCTAGAAGGGTTAGGAAAGGTAGAGAGTTGATGAGGGCAGGGTCAGAAGTCAGGGACAGTCATTTACCGGGGGTCCAGGAATCCCAGGTGGGCCTTTGGGGCCAAGGAGACCTCGAGGTCCCTGCATTCaggtgaggggaagagagggcaTACATGGGTGAGAGAAAATGTGTCCCTTTCCGGCATACTCAGAACCAGGCCCCTCAACCCAAACCCCACAACTCACCGACTCTCCAGGCAGCCCCCGAGGTCCAATCTCCCCATcgtctccctggaggaggaggacatgGTGAAGCAGCCTCACCTTCCAGACCTCACCCATACCAAGCCCCTGTCCTGGGCACGACACTCACCCGCTCTCCATCCTCACCAGGAGGCCCAGGAAGGCCCTGGGCACCAGTATCACcctgaaaaatgggcaaacagGTAAGAGGGGTCGCAGAGTCCCCAGCATGGCAGACATGATCGTCTTCAATTAACCAACTAATTTCATTCCCTGAGCTCCCACTGGGACCCTCAGCTTCCTTCCCTTGTCTTGACATCCTACTTCCGCTCCCCTCCACAGAAGAtctgccccctcaccccagcacccTCCATCCTCGATATACTCACCCTGTGTCCCTTCTCCCCAGGTAGCCCTGGGAGTCCATCAAAACCTCGGTCGCCCTAGGGAGAAGAAGGGCAGCCCAGGTGAggtcccagcccctttcccacgCCTCTTCTCCCTGTTGCGTCCTGAGTGGGGAGGGAACTGGGGGACTCGGTTATCCCCAGAAAATGAATGAgctcaggtggggctgggagctaCGGGCATCAGAGAGGGGCCCAAGCCTGTTACCTTCACTCCAGGTTCTCCAGGCATCCCTCGGGCTCCATCAGCACCCGCTCGGCCCTGGGGGTGCAGGGGAAGTGTCAGAGAAAGCAGGGG
The Camelus ferus isolate YT-003-E chromosome 20, BCGSAC_Cfer_1.0, whole genome shotgun sequence genome window above contains:
- the COL11A2 gene encoding collagen alpha-2(XI) chain isoform X3, which gives rise to MLVEGPPGPEGPAGLTGPPGIQGNPGPVGDPGERGPPGRAGLPGSDGAPGPPGTAFMLPFRFGSGGGDKGPVVAAQEAQAQAILQQARLALRGPPGPMGYTGRPGPLGQPGSPGLKGESGDLGPQGPRGPQGLTGPPGKAGRRGRAGADGARGMPGEPGVKGDRGFDGLPGLPGEKGHRGDTGAQGLPGPPGEDGERGDDGEIGPRGLPGESGPRGLLGPKGPPGIPGPPGVRGMDGPHGPKGSLGPQGEPGPPGQQGTPGTQGLPGPQGAIGPHGEKGPRGKPGLPGMPGSDGPPGHPGKEGPPGTKGNQGPSGPQGPLGYPGPRGVKGVDGIRGLKGHKGEKGEDGFPGFKGDMGVKGDRGEVGVPGARGEDGPEGPKGRTGPTGDPGPPGLMGEKGKLGVPGLPGYPGRQGPKGSLGFPGFPGASGEKGARGLSGKSGPRGERGPTGPRGQRGPRGATGKSGAKGTSGGDGPHGPPGERGLPGPQGPNGFPGPKGPPGPPGKDGLPGHPGQRGEVGFQGKTGPPGPPGVVGPQGAAGETGPMGERGHPGPPGPPGEQGLTGIAGKEGTKGDPGPPGAPGKDGPAGLRGFPGERGLPGTAGGAGLKGNEGPAGPPGPAGSPGERGSAGSGGPIGPPGRPGPQGPPGAAGEKGVPGEKGPIGPTGRDGVQGPVGLPGPAGPPGVAGEDGDKGEVGDPGQKGTKGNKGEHGPPGPPGPLGPVGQPGAAGADGEPGARGPQGHFGAKGDEGTRGFNGPPGPIGLQGLPGPSGEKGETGDVGPMGPPGPPGPRGPAGPNGADGPQGPPGGVGNLGPPGEKGEPGESGSPGVQGEPGVKGPRGERGEKGESGQPGEAGPPGPKGPTGDDGPKGNPGPVGFPGDPGPPGESGPRGQDGAKGDRGEDGEPGQPGSPGPTGENGPPGPLGKRGPAGTPGPEGRQGEKGAKGDPGAVGAPGKTGSVGPAGPAGKPGPDGLRGLPGSVGQQGRPGATGQAGPPGPVGPPGLPGLRGDAGAKGEKGHPGLIGLIGPPGEQGEKGDRGLPGPQGSTGQKGETGIPGASGPIGPGGPPGLPGPAGPKGAKGATGPAGPKGEKGVQGPPGHPGPPGEVIQPLPIQMPKKTRRSVDGSRLMQEDEAMPTGGAPGSPGGLEEIFGSLDSLREEIEQMRRPTGTQDSPARTCQDLKLCHPELPDGEYWVDPNQGCARDAFRVFCNFTAGGETCVTPRDDVTQFSYVDSEGSPVGVVQLTFLRLLSVSAHQNVSYPCSGEARDGPLKLRGANEDELSPETSPYVKEFRDGCQTLQGRTVLEVRTPVLEQLPVLDASFSDLGAPPRRGGVLLGPVCFMG